A stretch of Halococcus sediminicola DNA encodes these proteins:
- the mutS gene encoding DNA mismatch repair protein MutS, with the protein MTEGIVGEFLALKEETEADLLAMQCGDFYEFFADDAEFVGRELDLKVSKKSSHGSSYPMAGVPLSELTAYLKLLVERGYRVAVADQYEVDGGHERAIERVVTPGTLLERTNADARYLAAVVEVDEGYGFAVADVTTGRFHATELDSDELLTELYRFDPAEILPGPDVRSDDDLLERLRATDATLSLHATEAFAPGRARHAVNEQFGEATVSSVGLDDSTGAIRAAGAVLSYVDETGIGVLASMTRLQPYDTGGSVALDATTQRNLELTETMGGGGRSLLDVVDHTVTSAGGRTLRERLCRPIQEENELARRADCVEALTGAALARERLRETLGDGYDVARLASKAVSGSADARDLLRVRDTLAVLEAVAETVDSSELGDSPLAGVVERPDGTAADRLADELDTALAEDPPASIREGNIIRRGYHEELDDLIEGHEEALDWMDELAAREQSRLDITHLSTGRNKTDGYYIQVGNSETDEVPDEYDEIKSLKNAKRYTTEELAEREREIFRFEERRSDLEHELFVDLRERVAERAELLQDVGRALAECDCLASLAVHAVENGWTRPELVESGIDIAAGRHPVVEREVEFVPNDLALADERGFLVITGPNMSGKSTYMRQNALITLLAQIGSFVPAERARISPVDGIYTRVGALDELAQGRSTFMVEMSELANILHSATEDSLVILDEVGRGTATYDGISIAWAATEYLHNEVRAKTLFATHYHELTGLAEHLDRVANVHVAVDERDGEVTFLRTIEEGATDRSYGVHVADLAGVPEPVVERSRDVLSKLRAEKAIEARGSSGETVQAVFDLGAEAFRGSASADGGRTADGEHESSDDAADGIDPTAESVVEGLRATNIDELSPVELMAKVERWQEELDDGN; encoded by the coding sequence ATGACCGAGGGAATCGTCGGGGAGTTCCTCGCACTCAAGGAGGAAACGGAGGCCGACCTGCTGGCGATGCAGTGTGGCGATTTCTACGAGTTCTTCGCCGACGACGCCGAGTTCGTGGGACGGGAACTCGACCTCAAGGTGTCGAAGAAGTCCTCGCATGGCTCCTCGTATCCGATGGCCGGCGTGCCCCTCAGCGAACTCACGGCCTACCTGAAGCTACTCGTCGAGCGCGGCTATCGCGTCGCCGTCGCCGACCAGTACGAGGTCGATGGCGGCCACGAGCGGGCCATCGAACGCGTCGTCACGCCGGGAACGCTCCTCGAACGCACGAACGCCGACGCGCGATATCTCGCTGCCGTCGTCGAAGTGGACGAGGGATACGGGTTCGCGGTCGCGGACGTCACCACGGGCCGCTTCCACGCTACCGAACTCGATAGTGACGAACTGCTCACCGAACTCTACCGATTCGACCCCGCCGAGATACTGCCCGGCCCCGACGTGCGATCGGACGACGACCTGCTCGAACGCCTGCGCGCGACCGACGCGACCCTCTCGCTGCACGCGACCGAGGCGTTCGCGCCGGGGCGGGCACGGCACGCGGTGAACGAGCAGTTCGGCGAAGCGACGGTTTCGAGTGTGGGTCTCGACGACTCCACGGGCGCGATTCGGGCGGCGGGTGCGGTGCTCTCCTATGTCGACGAGACGGGAATCGGTGTGTTAGCGTCGATGACGCGCCTCCAGCCCTACGACACGGGCGGGAGCGTCGCGCTCGACGCGACCACCCAGCGCAACCTCGAACTCACGGAGACGATGGGCGGGGGCGGACGCTCCCTTCTCGACGTCGTCGACCACACCGTGACGAGTGCCGGCGGCCGGACCCTCCGCGAACGACTCTGCCGGCCGATTCAAGAGGAAAACGAACTCGCACGACGGGCGGACTGCGTCGAGGCACTCACGGGTGCGGCGCTCGCTCGCGAACGCCTCCGCGAGACGCTCGGCGACGGTTACGACGTGGCGCGGCTGGCGAGCAAGGCAGTCTCGGGCAGCGCCGACGCGCGCGACCTGCTCCGGGTGCGCGATACGCTCGCGGTGCTCGAAGCAGTCGCCGAGACAGTCGACTCCTCGGAGTTGGGCGACTCGCCGCTCGCCGGCGTCGTCGAGCGGCCGGACGGGACCGCTGCGGATCGATTGGCCGACGAACTCGACACCGCGCTCGCCGAGGACCCGCCCGCGAGCATCCGCGAGGGTAACATCATCCGTCGGGGCTATCACGAGGAACTGGACGACCTCATCGAGGGTCACGAGGAGGCGCTCGACTGGATGGACGAGCTTGCCGCGCGCGAGCAGTCCCGACTGGATATTACCCACCTGAGCACGGGCCGGAACAAGACCGATGGCTACTACATTCAGGTGGGTAACTCCGAGACCGATGAAGTGCCCGACGAGTACGACGAGATAAAGTCGCTGAAGAACGCGAAACGCTACACCACTGAGGAGTTAGCCGAGCGCGAACGCGAAATATTCCGCTTCGAGGAACGCCGGAGCGACCTCGAACACGAACTGTTCGTCGATCTCAGAGAGCGCGTCGCCGAGCGTGCCGAGTTGCTTCAGGACGTGGGTCGGGCGCTCGCCGAATGTGACTGTCTGGCGAGTCTCGCGGTGCACGCCGTCGAGAACGGGTGGACCCGACCAGAGTTGGTGGAGTCGGGTATCGACATCGCAGCGGGTCGGCACCCGGTGGTCGAACGGGAAGTCGAGTTCGTCCCGAACGACCTCGCGCTTGCCGACGAGCGGGGGTTTCTCGTCATCACCGGTCCGAACATGAGCGGGAAATCGACCTATATGCGCCAGAACGCGCTCATCACCCTTTTGGCCCAAATCGGGAGCTTCGTGCCCGCCGAGCGCGCACGGATTTCGCCCGTGGACGGCATCTATACTCGGGTTGGGGCGCTCGACGAACTCGCACAGGGGCGGTCGACGTTCATGGTCGAGATGAGCGAGTTGGCGAACATCCTGCACTCGGCCACCGAAGACTCGTTGGTGATTCTCGACGAGGTGGGGCGCGGGACGGCGACCTACGACGGCATCTCCATCGCGTGGGCCGCGACCGAGTATCTCCACAACGAGGTGCGCGCGAAGACGCTGTTTGCCACCCACTACCACGAACTCACGGGGCTGGCCGAGCATCTCGACCGGGTGGCGAACGTCCACGTCGCGGTCGACGAGCGGGACGGCGAGGTGACTTTCCTCCGGACCATCGAAGAGGGCGCAACTGACCGCTCGTATGGCGTACACGTCGCCGACCTCGCGGGTGTTCCAGAACCCGTCGTCGAGCGCTCGCGCGACGTGCTCTCGAAACTCCGAGCCGAGAAGGCCATCGAGGCGCGTGGGTCGTCGGGCGAGACCGTTCAAGCGGTGTTCGACCTCGGGGCCGAAGCGTTCCGTGGCTCGGCCAGCGCCGATGGCGGGCGAACAGCCGACGGCGAACACGAATCGAGTGACGATGCGGCGGACGGGATCGATCCCACGGCTGAGTCGGTCGTTGAGGGGCTGCGGGCGACGAACATCGACGAACTCTCGCCGGTCGAACTGATGGCGAAGGTCGAACGCTGGCAGGAGGAACTCGACGATGGAAACTAG
- a CDS encoding PfkB family carbohydrate kinase, whose amino-acid sequence MTDLLAIGATALELTPDGSARLETAPRLGVAVTGPESNAAVAASRLGVESAWLSKLPESPLGRRVAGELERHGVETAVCWGGDRQGLTFAERAKPPRADVRIDDRAGAAVASLTTDELPTGDVCGAGMLYTSAATLALSETLAGTVEELFRAFDGRTALALDRSRAVESSAACERTASLLPAIDVLLTSEAGAAALGERGSPPETAHALAAAHDLDTVVLAREGGGALVWHERTVHEHRPPETEVIDERGAFDALCGGFLARRLDGERVDEALAAGVACGALARTIHEPMPVVTPGEVDDCVAAMDDETR is encoded by the coding sequence ATGACCGATCTCCTCGCCATCGGTGCAACCGCTCTGGAACTCACACCCGACGGAAGCGCACGCCTCGAAACGGCCCCTCGACTGGGCGTCGCGGTCACGGGTCCCGAATCGAACGCCGCGGTCGCGGCGAGTCGCCTCGGTGTCGAGAGCGCGTGGCTCTCGAAACTGCCCGAAAGCCCGCTCGGACGGCGCGTGGCCGGCGAACTCGAACGCCACGGCGTCGAGACGGCGGTGTGCTGGGGCGGGGACCGACAGGGACTGACCTTCGCCGAGCGGGCGAAGCCACCGCGGGCGGACGTTCGTATCGACGATCGAGCGGGGGCGGCGGTCGCCTCGCTGACGACCGACGAACTGCCCACGGGGGACGTTTGCGGGGCTGGGATGCTCTATACGAGCGCCGCGACGCTCGCGCTCTCGGAAACGCTCGCCGGAACGGTCGAAGAACTGTTCAGAGCCTTCGACGGGCGGACCGCGCTCGCCCTCGATCGTTCGCGAGCGGTCGAATCGTCGGCGGCGTGCGAGCGAACCGCGTCGCTGCTGCCGGCGATCGATGTGCTGCTGACGAGCGAGGCGGGTGCGGCGGCGCTCGGCGAACGTGGCTCGCCACCCGAAACCGCTCACGCGCTCGCGGCCGCCCACGACCTCGACACCGTGGTGCTCGCCCGCGAGGGCGGCGGTGCGCTCGTCTGGCACGAGCGAACGGTCCACGAGCACCGTCCTCCGGAAACAGAAGTAATCGACGAGCGCGGCGCGTTCGACGCGCTCTGTGGCGGCTTTCTCGCCCGACGACTCGACGGCGAGCGGGTGGACGAAGCGCTCGCCGCCGGAGTCGCCTGTGGGGCGCTCGCGCGCACCATCCACGAACCGATGCCCGTGGTGACGCCCGGAGAAGTGGACGACTGCGTGGCGGCGATGGACGACGAAACCCGATAG
- a CDS encoding SDR family NAD(P)-dependent oxidoreductase — MQLEGKTVFITGAGAGIGRASAERCAAEDARVVVTDVDSDGGAETVERIEDVGGEATFYELDVRDADAFDRLVETTAEEFGLDVLVNNAGIGHPPAVVEETDRDTFERVLDINLRGVWNGCHAALPVLKGQGSGAIVNVGSLASILGLPKQSVYSLTKGAVLNFTRAVAAEAGPHGVRANAVCPGFIDTELGRQYFESQDDPETVRERMTAQYPLRRLGDPDEIAACIAFLASDDSSYVTGHGLVADGGYSAW; from the coding sequence ATGCAACTGGAGGGAAAAACGGTGTTCATCACGGGCGCAGGGGCAGGCATCGGCCGGGCGAGCGCCGAGCGGTGTGCCGCGGAGGACGCACGGGTCGTCGTCACCGACGTCGATAGCGATGGTGGCGCGGAGACCGTCGAGCGAATCGAGGACGTGGGCGGCGAAGCTACTTTCTACGAACTCGACGTGCGCGACGCAGACGCCTTCGATCGACTCGTCGAGACCACGGCGGAGGAATTCGGTCTCGACGTGCTCGTGAACAACGCGGGCATCGGCCATCCGCCGGCGGTCGTCGAGGAGACGGATCGTGATACGTTCGAGCGGGTGCTCGACATCAACCTCAGAGGGGTCTGGAACGGCTGTCACGCCGCCCTGCCGGTGTTGAAGGGGCAGGGGTCGGGCGCAATCGTCAACGTCGGCTCGCTCGCCAGCATCCTTGGACTGCCGAAACAGTCGGTCTATTCGCTCACGAAGGGCGCGGTGCTCAACTTCACCCGCGCGGTCGCCGCCGAAGCCGGCCCGCACGGCGTGCGCGCCAACGCCGTCTGTCCAGGGTTTATCGACACCGAACTCGGTCGGCAGTATTTCGAATCACAGGACGACCCCGAGACCGTCCGCGAGCGCATGACCGCCCAGTACCCGCTGCGCCGACTCGGCGATCCCGACGAGATCGCCGCCTGCATCGCCTTCCTCGCCAGCGACGACTCCTCGTACGTCACCGGCCACGGACTGGTCGCCGACGGCGGCTACTCGGCGTGGTGA
- the mutL gene encoding DNA mismatch repair endonuclease MutL yields the protein METSEEGGPGEIRRLDQSTIERIAAGEVVERPASVVKELVENSLDADASRVRIAVERGGKEGIRVTDDGVGMSESSVEKAVEKHTTSKIGDITDLEAGVESLGFRGEALAAIGAVSRLTVRTKARGASRGTELVMIGGEVESVAPAGCPEGTTVEVTDLFYNVPARRKYLKQDATEFSHVNRVVTGYALSNPDLSLALTHDDREVFSTTGQGNLESTILSVYGREVAEAMVPLDGGGEEGPLESVEGVVSHPETTRASPTHCSVFVNGRYVRAGTVRDAIVEAYGGQLAPDRYPFAVVFLSLPADTVDVNVHPRKQEVRFAEEDKIREQVKAAVESALLDAGLVRSGAPRGRSAPEQTVIEPESADSTGESDTVDRSAAATDEGTDGVRAEETKTDETQTTGHEPASEPVGETSATSPASADETGDEQRSEPSKRSKPSMAGVENGAVEEGRKFTATPAQATLDGEAVVDEPAFERLPRLRVLGQLHDTYLVCESPDGLVLVDQHAAHERVNYERLRERVGGDTEIQELADPVEVELTAAEDALFAEFTDALADLGFRAARSGQGKIEVRAVPAVLSGAADPELLRDALSAFVGERDPGDTVAQVGDALLADLACYPSVTANTSLSEGSVTDLLGALDACENPYACPHGRPVVVELSGRALDERFERDYPGHAGRRASHDS from the coding sequence ATGGAAACTAGCGAAGAGGGTGGTCCGGGCGAGATTCGGCGACTCGATCAGTCCACCATCGAGCGCATCGCCGCCGGCGAGGTGGTCGAGCGGCCCGCGTCAGTGGTAAAGGAACTCGTCGAGAACAGCCTCGATGCCGACGCCTCGCGGGTGCGCATCGCCGTCGAGCGCGGCGGCAAAGAGGGGATTCGTGTCACCGACGACGGGGTCGGGATGAGCGAATCGAGTGTCGAAAAGGCCGTCGAGAAACACACCACGAGCAAGATCGGCGACATCACGGATCTCGAAGCGGGCGTGGAGAGTCTGGGGTTCCGGGGCGAGGCGCTCGCGGCCATCGGCGCGGTCTCGCGGCTCACGGTTCGCACCAAAGCCCGCGGGGCGAGTCGCGGCACCGAACTCGTGATGATCGGCGGCGAGGTCGAAAGTGTCGCACCGGCCGGCTGTCCCGAAGGCACCACCGTCGAGGTTACCGACCTCTTTTACAACGTGCCCGCCCGCCGGAAGTACCTGAAACAGGACGCGACGGAGTTTTCACACGTCAATCGGGTGGTGACGGGCTACGCCCTCTCGAACCCGGACCTCTCGCTCGCGCTCACACACGACGACCGCGAGGTGTTCTCGACGACCGGGCAGGGAAACCTCGAAAGCACGATTTTGTCAGTGTATGGCCGCGAGGTCGCCGAGGCGATGGTTCCCCTCGATGGGGGAGGCGAGGAGGGACCGCTCGAATCGGTCGAGGGCGTCGTCAGCCACCCCGAGACGACGCGGGCGAGTCCGACACACTGCTCGGTGTTCGTCAACGGTCGGTACGTCCGCGCGGGCACCGTTCGGGACGCCATCGTCGAGGCTTATGGAGGACAACTCGCGCCCGACCGCTATCCCTTCGCGGTCGTCTTTCTCTCGCTGCCGGCCGACACCGTGGACGTGAACGTCCATCCCCGAAAACAGGAGGTGCGCTTCGCCGAGGAAGACAAAATTCGGGAGCAGGTGAAAGCCGCCGTCGAGAGCGCGCTCTTGGACGCCGGTCTCGTTCGCTCGGGCGCGCCGCGCGGGCGGTCGGCCCCCGAACAGACGGTCATCGAGCCGGAATCCGCCGACTCGACCGGCGAAAGCGATACCGTCGACCGGTCGGCAGCGGCGACCGATGAGGGGACAGATGGCGTACGAGCAGAGGAGACGAAAACCGACGAGACGCAAACGACCGGCCACGAACCGGCGAGCGAACCCGTCGGGGAAACCTCGGCGACGAGCCCAGCCTCGGCGGACGAAACGGGTGACGAGCAGCGGTCCGAGCCGTCGAAGCGGTCGAAACCGTCGATGGCCGGTGTGGAGAACGGGGCGGTCGAGGAGGGGCGGAAGTTCACCGCAACGCCCGCGCAGGCGACCCTCGACGGCGAGGCGGTCGTCGACGAACCGGCCTTCGAGCGGCTGCCGCGCCTGCGCGTGCTGGGCCAGCTCCACGACACGTATCTCGTCTGTGAATCGCCCGACGGACTCGTGCTCGTCGACCAGCACGCGGCCCACGAGCGGGTCAACTACGAACGCCTGCGCGAGCGCGTCGGCGGCGACACGGAGATACAGGAACTCGCCGATCCGGTGGAGGTCGAACTGACAGCGGCCGAGGACGCACTCTTTGCGGAGTTCACCGACGCGCTCGCGGACCTCGGCTTCCGAGCCGCTCGGAGCGGACAGGGGAAAATCGAGGTGCGGGCGGTGCCGGCGGTGCTCTCGGGCGCGGCCGACCCCGAACTGCTGCGGGACGCCCTGTCGGCGTTCGTCGGCGAGCGCGACCCTGGCGACACGGTGGCGCAGGTCGGCGACGCGCTGCTCGCGGACCTCGCGTGCTACCCCTCGGTCACGGCCAACACGTCGCTGTCGGAGGGGTCGGTGACTGACCTCCTGGGCGCGCTCGACGCCTGCGAGAACCCGTATGCCTGCCCCCACGGCCGGCCGGTCGTCGTCGAGTTGAGCGGGCGCGCACTCGACGAGCGCTTCGAGCGCGACTACCCCGGTCACGCCGGTCGCCGGGCGAGCCACGATTCGTGA
- a CDS encoding DsbA family oxidoreductase: MSHDTAASETNEESLTMYADYVCPFCYLGEASLEQYRENRDEPLAVEWQPFDLRGGQRGPDGDIDSTVDNGKDEEYYAQARENVERLQEEYDVEMSLSIATDVDSKNAQQAALYVRDEHPEQFEGFHERVFDALWQDERDIGDPDVLADIATEVGIDADDVRAAIDDDEREAALEERFTEAKQVGITGVPTFAYEGYAARGAVPPEHLQRLVEG, from the coding sequence ATGAGTCACGACACCGCTGCGAGCGAGACGAACGAAGAATCGCTCACGATGTACGCCGATTACGTCTGTCCCTTTTGCTATCTCGGCGAGGCGTCGCTGGAGCAGTATCGGGAGAACAGGGACGAACCGCTCGCCGTCGAGTGGCAACCGTTCGACCTCCGTGGCGGCCAGCGCGGTCCCGACGGCGACATCGATTCGACCGTCGACAACGGTAAGGACGAAGAATACTACGCGCAGGCGAGGGAGAACGTCGAGCGCCTCCAGGAGGAGTACGACGTCGAGATGTCGCTGTCGATCGCCACGGACGTAGATTCGAAGAACGCCCAGCAGGCCGCCCTCTACGTTCGTGACGAACACCCCGAGCAGTTCGAGGGCTTTCACGAGCGGGTGTTCGACGCGCTCTGGCAGGACGAACGCGACATCGGCGACCCCGACGTGCTGGCCGACATCGCCACGGAGGTGGGCATCGACGCCGACGACGTTCGAGCGGCCATCGACGACGACGAGCGCGAGGCGGCCCTCGAAGAGCGTTTCACCGAGGCCAAACAGGTGGGCATCACGGGCGTGCCGACGTTCGCCTACGAGGGCTACGCCGCCCGCGGGGCCGTCCCGCCCGAACACCTCCAACGGCTCGTCGAAGGCTGA
- the corA gene encoding magnesium/cobalt transporter CorA codes for MTVAALSAGSEGVRLHEDFEAARDTSGTAWVHVTGDGTELTRVAAVFDIHRLSVEDVLNGVRPKTESFDGYTFVLMRTVELRGDATTFAEEISDEPVGLFVGPDWLVSFTPSSIPAVERVWAATRDHGRALGRGPDFVAYRIVDGTVEDYFATLDEIESRIERIEEELLSAPSVEDLNDINEVRRDLLAVRRLLWPTQRAVGTLAGGGAEWVAETTEKYYRDAYDHLTQLVALTETYRDLLIGSRELYLNALSASTNEVMRVLTVVASIVLPLSLVAGIYGMNFKGGAVAMPELGWPFAYPAVLAGMAAIALVLVVYFRREGWL; via the coding sequence GTGACCGTCGCTGCGCTGTCGGCGGGTTCCGAGGGGGTACGGCTTCACGAGGACTTTGAGGCCGCACGGGACACATCCGGGACGGCGTGGGTACACGTCACCGGCGATGGGACCGAACTGACGCGCGTCGCGGCGGTGTTCGACATCCACCGACTCTCCGTCGAGGACGTGCTGAACGGCGTCCGCCCGAAGACCGAGTCGTTCGACGGCTACACGTTCGTGCTGATGCGAACCGTCGAACTCCGCGGGGACGCCACCACGTTCGCCGAGGAGATATCCGACGAACCGGTCGGACTGTTCGTCGGGCCGGACTGGCTCGTCAGTTTCACGCCGTCATCGATACCGGCCGTCGAGCGGGTCTGGGCGGCGACGCGCGATCACGGTCGGGCGCTCGGGCGCGGCCCGGATTTCGTTGCCTATCGCATCGTCGACGGGACGGTCGAAGACTACTTCGCCACCCTCGACGAGATCGAGTCTCGCATCGAACGCATCGAGGAGGAGTTACTCAGCGCCCCGTCGGTCGAGGATCTGAACGATATCAACGAGGTACGCCGCGACCTGCTGGCCGTGCGGAGACTGCTCTGGCCCACTCAGCGGGCGGTCGGCACGCTCGCCGGCGGCGGTGCGGAGTGGGTCGCCGAGACGACCGAGAAGTACTACCGCGATGCCTACGACCATCTCACCCAGCTCGTGGCGCTGACCGAGACCTACCGCGACCTCCTCATCGGCTCGCGGGAACTGTATCTGAATGCCCTCTCGGCGTCGACCAACGAGGTGATGCGAGTGCTTACCGTGGTGGCCTCGATCGTGCTGCCGCTCTCGCTCGTGGCCGGCATCTACGGAATGAACTTCAAAGGCGGGGCGGTCGCCATGCCCGAACTCGGCTGGCCGTTCGCCTATCCGGCGGTTCTCGCCGGGATGGCGGCGATCGCGCTCGTGCTCGTCGTTTACTTCCGCCGGGAGGGCTGGCTCTAG
- a CDS encoding SDR family oxidoreductase has product MAAKPLDGKSAIVTGASSGIGSETVRALARDGANVALAARREDRLEEIADEVEHDHGVETLAVPTDVTDEGVVGELLTETVEAFGELDVLVNNAGLARGGDVAKLSTEEYRAMMDVNVDGTFLATRAALPLLEESEGNLVCIGSFAGQYPRPSNPVYAATKWWVRGFALSVAAAVGEEGVAVSVINPSEVRTEFGDDESFNERFAEGEVTEPVEIAEAVAFAARQENSTVSELDLYRRDKFSGF; this is encoded by the coding sequence ATGGCAGCCAAACCACTCGACGGCAAGAGCGCGATCGTCACCGGCGCGAGTTCGGGCATCGGCAGCGAAACGGTCCGCGCGCTCGCCCGCGACGGCGCGAACGTCGCGCTCGCCGCACGCCGGGAAGACAGGTTAGAAGAAATCGCCGACGAGGTAGAGCACGATCACGGGGTCGAGACGCTCGCCGTGCCGACCGACGTGACAGACGAGGGAGTGGTCGGGGAACTCCTCACGGAGACCGTCGAGGCGTTCGGGGAACTCGACGTGCTCGTGAACAACGCGGGTCTCGCCCGCGGCGGCGACGTCGCGAAACTCTCGACCGAGGAGTATCGGGCGATGATGGACGTGAACGTCGACGGGACCTTCCTCGCGACGCGGGCGGCGTTGCCGCTTCTCGAAGAATCCGAGGGGAACCTCGTCTGTATCGGGAGCTTCGCGGGCCAGTACCCCCGTCCATCGAACCCCGTCTACGCCGCGACGAAGTGGTGGGTGCGCGGGTTCGCGCTCAGCGTGGCGGCCGCCGTGGGCGAGGAAGGCGTCGCCGTTTCGGTGATCAATCCATCCGAAGTGCGCACGGAGTTCGGCGACGACGAGAGTTTCAACGAGCGCTTCGCGGAGGGCGAGGTCACCGAGCCAGTCGAGATCGCCGAAGCCGTCGCCTTCGCCGCCCGACAGGAGAACTCGACGGTGAGCGAACTCGACCTCTACCGGCGCGACAAGTTCAGCGGCTTTTGA
- a CDS encoding 50S ribosomal protein L15e, giving the protein MARSFYAHVGDAWHDADNEMHAELQWRRLQEWREQGAIERIERPTRLDRARSLGYKAKQGVVLARVAVRKGTARKVRHKAGRRTKRQGVNRVTRRKSIQRIAEERSSRKFTNLRVLNSYPVGEDGNQKWFEVILVDPEHPAIENDDDLNWICDDSHRGRAFRGLTSAGTSGRGLDTKGKGAEHTRPSVNGDRGRGK; this is encoded by the coding sequence ATGGCACGAAGCTTCTACGCACACGTCGGCGACGCGTGGCACGATGCGGACAACGAAATGCACGCCGAGCTCCAATGGCGGCGGCTTCAGGAGTGGCGCGAACAGGGGGCCATCGAGCGCATCGAGAGACCGACTCGCCTCGACCGGGCGCGCTCGCTCGGCTACAAGGCAAAACAGGGCGTCGTCCTCGCCCGCGTCGCGGTCCGCAAGGGAACCGCGCGCAAGGTGCGCCACAAGGCCGGCCGGCGGACGAAACGGCAGGGCGTCAACCGCGTCACCCGACGCAAATCCATCCAGCGCATCGCCGAGGAGCGCTCCAGCCGGAAGTTCACGAATCTCAGAGTGCTGAACTCCTATCCCGTCGGGGAGGACGGCAATCAAAAGTGGTTCGAAGTGATCCTCGTCGATCCCGAGCATCCGGCCATCGAGAACGACGACGATCTGAACTGGATCTGTGACGACTCCCACCGTGGTCGGGCGTTCCGCGGTCTCACGAGCGCCGGCACGAGCGGGCGCGGACTCGACACGAAGGGCAAGGGAGCCGAACACACTCGCCCGAGCGTCAACGGCGACCGCGGTCGCGGGAAGTAA
- a CDS encoding DUF1328 domain-containing protein, whose translation MNALALAGTALQFSGDFLYLAVVFIVLAIVAYLAGAQGIAGLSAGIARILIIVFVVLAIVSLIL comes from the coding sequence ATGAACGCCCTCGCCCTCGCCGGCACGGCGCTCCAGTTCTCGGGTGACTTCCTCTACCTGGCGGTGGTCTTCATCGTCCTCGCCATCGTCGCCTACCTCGCCGGCGCGCAGGGCATCGCGGGTCTCTCCGCTGGAATCGCTCGCATTCTCATCATCGTCTTCGTTGTCCTCGCCATCGTCTCGCTCATCCTCTAA
- a CDS encoding RNA-binding protein produces the protein MQVKSRHHLRSDAVADIEETLSAALGIDLAGDSYERVEFADSERDLVLVDGDPTVCYFDDEPFVTVRGANDFPPESHVVTVDTGAISFVSDGADVMRPGITEADPDIQSGDLVTIAEENHRKVLAIGRALADGSEMVGESGKVVESLHHVGDDLYEFSI, from the coding sequence ATGCAGGTCAAATCCCGTCATCACCTCCGCAGCGACGCGGTGGCCGACATCGAGGAGACGCTCTCGGCGGCGCTCGGCATCGACCTCGCTGGCGACAGCTACGAGCGCGTCGAGTTCGCCGACAGCGAGCGCGACCTCGTACTGGTCGATGGCGACCCCACGGTCTGCTACTTCGACGACGAGCCGTTCGTCACCGTACGTGGCGCGAACGACTTCCCGCCTGAGAGCCACGTCGTCACCGTCGATACGGGCGCGATATCGTTCGTTTCGGATGGGGCGGACGTGATGCGACCGGGCATCACCGAGGCCGACCCCGACATCCAATCTGGCGACCTCGTGACCATCGCCGAGGAGAACCATCGAAAAGTGCTCGCCATCGGGCGCGCGCTGGCCGACGGAAGCGAGATGGTCGGCGAGTCGGGCAAGGTCGTCGAGTCGCTACACCACGTCGGCGACGACCTCTACGAGTTCTCGATCTGA
- a CDS encoding NADPH-dependent FMN reductase yields MTDRPHVVALAGSLRDESYTRLALEITLAESEAMGATTDCIDLRDLDLSVFDADARDTGDVAVLKERVRAADSVLLGTPTYHGSYSSVLKTALDYCGFDEFEHTTVGLLSVSGGAFPITPLDHLRSVARALNAWVIPHQAAVPQVSEKFEHGELLDESSRERVATLGRRAVEYATIEPDPPCLESTQNVGADD; encoded by the coding sequence ATGACTGACCGTCCACACGTCGTGGCGCTCGCCGGCAGCCTCCGGGACGAGAGCTATACACGCCTCGCGCTCGAAATCACGCTGGCCGAAAGCGAGGCGATGGGCGCGACCACCGACTGCATCGACCTCCGTGACCTCGACCTGTCGGTGTTCGACGCCGACGCGCGCGACACTGGCGACGTGGCCGTGCTCAAAGAGCGAGTTCGGGCGGCCGACAGCGTTCTCCTCGGGACACCCACTTATCACGGGTCGTACTCGTCGGTGCTGAAGACCGCGCTCGATTACTGCGGGTTCGACGAGTTCGAACACACTACTGTGGGCCTGCTGTCGGTCTCCGGCGGGGCCTTTCCCATCACGCCGCTCGATCACCTTCGCTCCGTGGCGCGGGCGCTCAACGCGTGGGTCATTCCCCATCAGGCCGCCGTTCCGCAGGTCAGTGAAAAGTTCGAGCACGGCGAACTTCTCGACGAGAGTTCCCGCGAACGCGTGGCGACGCTCGGCCGGCGGGCGGTCGAGTACGCGACCATCGAACCCGACCCGCCGTGTCTCGAAAGTACGCAAAACGTCGGTGCCGACGACTGA